One genomic segment of Terriglobales bacterium includes these proteins:
- a CDS encoding four helix bundle protein produces the protein MALHSYEDLIAWQKAVDLVAEVYRATKSFPRDEVYGLTAQLRRAAVSIPSNIAEGQGRLSTGEFKQFLGHARGSLYELNTQLRIAEKLKYLSRKDADALTSHSAEVGRILNGLMSSLGDRGASETNH, from the coding sequence ATGGCCTTACACTCGTATGAGGACCTGATTGCGTGGCAAAAGGCCGTTGACCTGGTCGCGGAGGTCTATCGAGCTACCAAGAGTTTCCCAAGGGACGAAGTCTACGGACTGACGGCGCAGTTACGCCGGGCGGCAGTTTCGATTCCGAGCAATATTGCGGAAGGCCAGGGCAGGCTTTCGACCGGCGAGTTCAAACAGTTCCTTGGTCATGCAAGGGGTTCCTTGTACGAACTCAACACGCAATTGCGCATTGCCGAGAAGCTGAAGTACCTGAGCAGGAAGGACGCCGATGCCCTGACCTCTCATTCCGCCGAGGTCGGTAGAATTCTGAACGGTCTAATGTCGTCCCTCGGCGATCGAGGGGCTTCCGAAACTAACCACTAA